Proteins encoded by one window of Myxococcales bacterium:
- a CDS encoding dioxygenase: protein MTRLPIGFISHGAPTLALEDGGFAADLAAWGATFTGARAPRALVVVSAHWVAAAPRTGVEARAPLLYDFGGFADDLYRVQYPAPGSAELAAQVRAATGARAEPTRPLDHGVWVPLGKMFPAADLPVVQVALPLGQGPAGWLALGRALAPLRDDGVLVLGSGGAVHNLGRLAWRGGAAGPEPWAQAFEAWLVAALDRGDGAALARILDDAPALREAHPSVEHLAPLLVAAGAAADGAALPPPRYPVTGWALGSLSMRSVEWP, encoded by the coding sequence ATGACGCGCCTCCCGATCGGGTTCATCAGCCACGGCGCGCCCACGCTCGCGCTCGAGGACGGCGGCTTCGCGGCCGACCTGGCGGCGTGGGGCGCGACCTTCACCGGCGCCCGAGCGCCGCGCGCGCTGGTCGTGGTCTCGGCCCACTGGGTCGCGGCCGCGCCGCGCACCGGCGTCGAGGCGCGCGCGCCGCTGCTGTACGACTTCGGCGGCTTCGCCGACGACCTCTACCGCGTGCAGTACCCGGCGCCCGGCTCGGCCGAGCTGGCGGCGCAGGTGCGCGCGGCCACCGGGGCGCGGGCCGAGCCGACGCGCCCGCTCGACCACGGCGTGTGGGTGCCGCTGGGCAAGATGTTCCCCGCGGCCGACCTGCCGGTCGTGCAGGTGGCGCTGCCGCTCGGCCAGGGCCCGGCCGGCTGGCTGGCGCTCGGGCGCGCGCTGGCGCCGCTGCGCGACGACGGCGTGCTCGTGCTGGGCTCGGGCGGCGCGGTCCACAACCTCGGGCGCCTGGCCTGGCGCGGCGGCGCCGCCGGGCCCGAGCCGTGGGCCCAGGCGTTCGAGGCCTGGCTGGTCGCGGCGCTCGATCGCGGCGACGGCGCGGCGCTCGCGCGGATCCTCGACGACGCGCCGGCGCTGCGCGAGGCCCACCCGTCGGTCGAGCACCTGGCGCCGCTGCTGGTCGCGGCCGGGGCCGCGGCCGACGGCGCCGCGCTGCCGCCGCCGCGCTACCCGGTCACCGGCTGGGCGCTGGGCTCGCTGTCGATGCGCTCGGTCGAGTGGCCGTGA
- a CDS encoding ATP-binding protein produces the protein MDSPVDRAAEVLALGRAAAARLWLRLGAEGHQAGPGDSDRAALTERVAEIPTLAARVLTSWPRAGRGPLARIARWLDGDPAQLVLLALAVAPLLDGALARSLDALAPRGGTTLGLLLDLAEPDQAARLALAARLGGDRGLVGLGLLEIEPTLGLAATAPVRVPAAVLAAVRGGPIPTPTAVADSTPPGAAPTLEPATIGLPDLARPLLVVGPSPWSLHTIGRVLAARDGAALWTCALPSDASLDLGWTRLVRDAALAGAVPAFDLAPEREPDPLVIARRLGAAVHAARRLDAAILLYAPDEDPVPTPLAQALAVVSMLRLAPGAGTLLAQARLEQDGVADAAAITARAIAPLAPAIGQVEALVDAHHRGTLEDPSPAAQAAIADALRPRLGNLVERVARRVGWDALILPAETTTRLQEMVLYRRHAERVYREWGLGKHVTGEGIAALFSGPPGTGKTLAASVIATELGIALYRVDLSQIVSKWVGETEKNLARLFAEARHGHAVLLFDEADSLFGKRTEVKSANDRYANLEVNFLLQKLDHFDGIAILTTNALVGIDEAFLRRLQFRVDFDTPDADARAALWRRHLPDPRHLHADLDLDDIAERWEFSGGNIRNAAIRAAFLAAEDGGALHHHHLKQACAVESEELGRVVKR, from the coding sequence ATGGACAGCCCCGTCGATCGCGCCGCCGAGGTCCTCGCCCTGGGCCGCGCGGCCGCGGCCCGGCTGTGGCTGCGCCTCGGCGCCGAGGGCCACCAGGCCGGCCCCGGTGACAGCGATCGCGCGGCCCTGACCGAGCGCGTCGCGGAGATCCCGACGCTGGCGGCGCGGGTGCTGACCAGCTGGCCGCGGGCCGGCCGCGGGCCGCTGGCGCGGATCGCCCGCTGGCTCGACGGCGATCCCGCGCAGCTGGTGCTGCTGGCGCTGGCGGTGGCGCCGCTGCTCGACGGCGCGCTGGCGCGGAGCCTGGACGCCCTGGCCCCGCGCGGCGGCACGACGCTGGGGCTGCTGCTCGATCTGGCCGAGCCCGATCAGGCCGCGCGGCTGGCGCTGGCGGCCCGGCTCGGCGGCGACCGCGGCCTGGTCGGGCTGGGCTTGCTCGAGATCGAGCCGACGCTGGGGCTGGCCGCGACCGCGCCGGTGCGGGTGCCGGCGGCGGTGCTCGCGGCGGTGCGCGGCGGGCCGATCCCGACGCCGACGGCGGTGGCCGACAGCACGCCGCCGGGCGCGGCGCCGACGCTCGAGCCGGCGACCATCGGCCTGCCCGACCTCGCGCGGCCGCTGCTGGTCGTGGGCCCCTCGCCGTGGTCGCTGCACACGATCGGCCGGGTCCTGGCCGCGCGCGACGGCGCGGCGCTGTGGACCTGCGCGCTGCCGTCGGACGCCAGCCTCGACCTGGGCTGGACGCGGCTGGTGCGCGACGCGGCGCTCGCCGGCGCGGTGCCGGCGTTCGATCTGGCGCCCGAGCGCGAGCCCGATCCGCTGGTGATCGCGCGCCGGCTGGGCGCGGCCGTGCACGCGGCCCGCCGCCTCGACGCCGCGATCCTGCTGTACGCGCCCGACGAGGATCCGGTCCCGACGCCGCTGGCGCAGGCGCTGGCGGTGGTGTCGATGCTGCGGCTGGCGCCGGGCGCCGGCACGCTGCTGGCGCAGGCGCGGCTCGAGCAGGACGGCGTCGCCGACGCGGCGGCGATCACCGCGCGCGCGATCGCGCCGCTGGCGCCGGCGATCGGCCAGGTCGAGGCGCTGGTCGACGCGCACCACCGCGGCACGCTCGAGGATCCCAGCCCCGCGGCCCAGGCGGCGATCGCCGACGCCCTGCGACCGCGGCTGGGCAACCTGGTCGAGCGGGTCGCGCGCCGGGTCGGCTGGGACGCGCTGATCCTGCCGGCGGAGACCACGACCCGCCTGCAGGAGATGGTGCTGTACCGCCGCCACGCCGAGCGCGTGTACCGCGAGTGGGGGCTCGGCAAGCACGTCACCGGCGAGGGCATCGCGGCCCTGTTCAGCGGCCCGCCCGGGACCGGCAAGACCCTGGCGGCGTCGGTGATCGCCACCGAGCTGGGCATCGCGCTGTACCGGGTCGACCTGTCGCAGATCGTGTCGAAGTGGGTCGGCGAGACCGAGAAGAACCTGGCGCGGCTGTTCGCCGAGGCCCGCCACGGCCACGCGGTGCTCCTGTTCGACGAGGCCGACTCGCTGTTCGGCAAGCGCACCGAGGTCAAGAGCGCCAACGATCGCTACGCCAACCTCGAGGTGAACTTCCTCCTGCAGAAGCTCGATCACTTCGACGGCATCGCGATCCTGACGACGAACGCGCTGGTCGGCATCGACGAGGCGTTCCTGCGCCGGCTGCAGTTCCGGGTCGACTTCGACACGCCCGACGCCGACGCCCGGGCCGCGCTGTGGCGTCGCCACCTGCCCGACCCGCGCCACCTCCACGCCGATCTCGATCTCGACGACATCGCCGAGCGCTGGGAGTTCAGCGGCGGCAACATCCGCAACGCCGCGATCCGCGCCGCGTTCCTGGCCGCCGAGGACGGCGGCGCGCTCCACCACCACCACCTCAAGCAGGCGTGCGCGGTCGAGTCCGAGGAGCTGGGCCGGGTCGTCAAGCGCTGA